The Oncorhynchus tshawytscha isolate Ot180627B unplaced genomic scaffold, Otsh_v2.0 Un_contig_4953_pilon_pilon, whole genome shotgun sequence genome has a segment encoding these proteins:
- the LOC112241646 gene encoding conserved oligomeric Golgi complex subunit 8 isoform X3 gives MTAVDVEDESILASIFKDSFPDNWRDNPDFAAYLSELSSYGVEKLNREPERLAEERAQILQQTRELAFSNYKTFIRTADCTEEIYRDFGRVESSVSKLLDKLPSFGEKCRGFVKEAEDIGASRRMNSLTLNRHTEILEILEIPQLMDTCVRNGYYEEALELAAYVKRLEKKHSSLPVIQGIVHEVRQSAQLMLNQLLQQLRSNSQLPVCLRVIGYLRRMDVFTEAELRVKFLQARGSWLHSILSTVPDEDPYCHITKTIEACRVHLFDIITQYRAIFSDEDPLLSPGVHGQAVNEGAIFHGWVVQQVSEFLVTLDRDLQRGVGGRLDSLLGQCMYFGLSFSRVGADFRGQLAPMFQRVAADTFRKAVEEAIDRFQEDMNLYTLISLPSMLGGGSMPGTLQPPSTQPGTLQPPMALLDFPPLACFLNNILTAFNDLRLCCPLGLAQQVTKYLEDALMKVTKLIVAFHRAEETAFSDREKELFVQFCCSFAEDLVPFLNRCLQVLFPPAQLSVILGVPPTQVHQYSGLGCIDVSPVLEPLAFVLPKRETVTPVGEDLSVELDGLTTADPQPTLPVDNLGLPDPEPIAGPEPIEDLMVSSTISTEFVSETGLTSDPELEAILNDPNPVLDDPERPRADSHREVQEDPELEAILNPPKPVLTAPEHNPVLEPVLTAPEHNPVLEPVLTAPEHNPVLEPVLTAPEHNPVLEPELDSEPSEPEVNPEVAELTLRSVGKVNEQ, from the exons ATGACAGCTGTGGACGTGGAAGATGAGAGTATTCTGGCTTCAATATTTAAAGACAGCTTTCCAGACAACTGGAGAGACAACCCCGACTTCGCAGCCTACTTGTCCGAGCTCAGTTCATATGGCGTGGAGAAATTAAACCGTGAACCGGAGCGGCTGGCGGAGGAGAGGGCGCAGATACTGCAGCAGACCCGGGAGCTCGCCTTCTCCAACTACAAGACGTTCATCCGCACCGCGGACTGCACGGAGGAGATTTACCGCGACTTTGGCCGTGTGGAAAGCAGTGTTTCCAAACTCCTCGACAAGTTGCCCAGCTTCGGGGAAAAATGCAG GGGTTTTGTGAAGGAGGCGGAGGACATCGGGGCGAGCCGGCGGATGAACAGCCTGACTCTGAACCGTCACACAGAGATCCTGGAGATCTTAGAGATCCCTCAGCTGATGGACACCTGCGTCCGGAATGGTTACTACGAGGAGGCTCTGGAGCTGGCAGCGTACGTCAAGAGACTGGAGAAGAAGCACTCGTCTCTACCTGTCATCCAG GGCATCGTTCACGAGGTGCGTCAGTCGGCTCAGCTCATGCTGAACCAGCTGTTGCAACAGCTTCGTAGCAACTCCCAGCTtcctgtgtgcctgcgtgtgaTTGGCTACCTACGCAGGATGGACGTGTTCACGGAGGCGGAGCTACGGGTCAAGTTCCTGCAGGCGCGGGGCAGCTGGCTCCATTCCATCCTGTCCACTGTCCCTGATGAGGACCCTTACTGCCACATCACCAAGACCATCGAGGCCTGTCGC GTACATCTGTTTGACATCATCACCCAGTACAGAGCCATCTTCTCTGACGAGGACCCCCTGCTGTCTCCCG GTGTTCACGGCCAGGCGGTGAACGAGGGGGCCATCTTCCACGGCTGGGTGGTGCAGCAGGTGTCTGAGTTCCTGGTGACCCTGGACCGAGACCTCCAGAGGGGGGTGGGCGGACGCCTGGACTCCCTGCTGGGACAGTGCATGTATTTCGGCCTGTCCTTCAGCCGTGTTGGGGCAGACTTCCGCGGCCAGCTGGCCCCGATGTTCCAGCGCGTGGCGGCCGATACCTTCCGTAAAGCTGTAGAGGAAGCCATAGACAGGTTCCAGGAGGACATGAACCTGTACACTctgatctctctcccctctatgcTGGGTGGGGGCTCCATGCCAGGTACCCTCCAGCCCCCCAGTACCCAGCCAGGTACCCTCCAGCCCCCCATGGCTCTGCTGGACTTCCCCCCTCTGGCCTGCTTCCTCAACAACATCTTGACGGCCTTCAACGACCTCAGGCTCTGTTGTCCCCTCGGTCTGGCCCAGCAGGTGACCAAGTACCTGGAGGACGCCCTGATGAAG gtcACCAAGTTGATCGTGGCGTTCCACCGGGCTGAAGAGACGGCCTTCAGCGACCGAGAGAAGGAGCTGTTTGTCCAATTCTGCTGTTCCTTCGCTGAGGACCTTGTGCCTTTCCTCAACCGTTGTCTACAGGTCCTGTTCCCCCCAGCACAGCTCTCTGTCATACTGG GTGTCCCTCCAACTCAAGTCCACCAGTACAGCGGTCTGGGTTGTATCGATGTGAGTCCAGTCCTGGAGCCTCTGGCGTTTGTTCTTCCCAAGAGGGAGACGGTGACTCCGGTGGGAGAAGACCTCAGTGTTGAGCTGGACGGTCTCACCACAGCTGATCCTCAACCAACACTTCCTGTTGACAACCTGGGACTTCCTGATCCTGAACCAATAGCAGGCCCGGAACCTATTGAGGATCTCATGGTCTCATCCACCATATCTACTGAGTTTGTGTCCGAGACaggtctgacctctgaccctgaacTGGAAGCCATTTTGAACGACCCGAACCCTGTACTGGACGACCCAGAGAGACCAAGGGCTGACAGCCACCGCGAAGTACAGGAAGACCCTGAGTTGGAGGCCATACTGAATCCCCCAAAGCCTGTACTGACCGCCCCAGAAC ATAACCCAGTCCTAGAGCCTGTACTGACCGCCCCAGAACATAACCCAGTCCTAGAGCCTGTACTGACCGCCCCAGAACATAACCCAGTCCTAGAGCCTGTACTGACCGCCCCAGAACATAACCCAGTCCTAGAGCCAGAGCTAGACAGTGAGCCATCAGAGCCTGAGGTAAACCCAGAGGTAGCAGAGTTAACTCTCAGGAGTGTTGGCAAGGTAAACGAACAATAG
- the LOC112241646 gene encoding conserved oligomeric Golgi complex subunit 8 isoform X2 translates to MTAVDVEDESILASIFKDSFPDNWRDNPDFAAYLSELSSYGVEKLNREPERLAEERAQILQQTRELAFSNYKTFIRTADCTEEIYRDFGRVESSVSKLLDKLPSFGEKCRGFVKEAEDIGASRRMNSLTLNRHTEILEILEIPQLMDTCVRNGYYEEALELAAYVKRLEKKHSSLPVIQGIVHEVRQSAQLMLNQLLQQLRSNSQLPVCLRVIGYLRRMDVFTEAELRVKFLQARGSWLHSILSTVPDEDPYCHITKTIEACRVHLFDIITQYRAIFSDEDPLLSPGVHGQAVNEGAIFHGWVVQQVSEFLVTLDRDLQRGVGGRLDSLLGQCMYFGLSFSRVGADFRGQLAPMFQRVAADTFRKAVEEAIDRFQEDMNLYTLISLPSMLGGGSMPGTLQPPSTQPGTLQPPMALLDFPPLACFLNNILTAFNDLRLCCPLGLAQQVTKYLEDALMKVTKLIVAFHRAEETAFSDREKELFVQFCCSFAEDLVPFLNRCLQVLFPPAQLSVILGVPPTQVHQYSGLGCIDVSPVLEPLAFVLPKRETVTPVGEDLSVELDGLTTADPQPTLPVDNLGLPDPEPIAGPEPIEDLMVSSTISTEFVSETGLTSDPELEAILNDPNPVLDDPERPRADSHREVQEDPELEAILNPPKPVLTAPEHNPVLEPVLTAPEHNPVLEPVLTSPEHNPVLEPVLTAPEHNPVLEPVLTAPEHNPVLEPELDSEPSEPEVNPEVAELTLRSVGKVNEQ, encoded by the exons ATGACAGCTGTGGACGTGGAAGATGAGAGTATTCTGGCTTCAATATTTAAAGACAGCTTTCCAGACAACTGGAGAGACAACCCCGACTTCGCAGCCTACTTGTCCGAGCTCAGTTCATATGGCGTGGAGAAATTAAACCGTGAACCGGAGCGGCTGGCGGAGGAGAGGGCGCAGATACTGCAGCAGACCCGGGAGCTCGCCTTCTCCAACTACAAGACGTTCATCCGCACCGCGGACTGCACGGAGGAGATTTACCGCGACTTTGGCCGTGTGGAAAGCAGTGTTTCCAAACTCCTCGACAAGTTGCCCAGCTTCGGGGAAAAATGCAG GGGTTTTGTGAAGGAGGCGGAGGACATCGGGGCGAGCCGGCGGATGAACAGCCTGACTCTGAACCGTCACACAGAGATCCTGGAGATCTTAGAGATCCCTCAGCTGATGGACACCTGCGTCCGGAATGGTTACTACGAGGAGGCTCTGGAGCTGGCAGCGTACGTCAAGAGACTGGAGAAGAAGCACTCGTCTCTACCTGTCATCCAG GGCATCGTTCACGAGGTGCGTCAGTCGGCTCAGCTCATGCTGAACCAGCTGTTGCAACAGCTTCGTAGCAACTCCCAGCTtcctgtgtgcctgcgtgtgaTTGGCTACCTACGCAGGATGGACGTGTTCACGGAGGCGGAGCTACGGGTCAAGTTCCTGCAGGCGCGGGGCAGCTGGCTCCATTCCATCCTGTCCACTGTCCCTGATGAGGACCCTTACTGCCACATCACCAAGACCATCGAGGCCTGTCGC GTACATCTGTTTGACATCATCACCCAGTACAGAGCCATCTTCTCTGACGAGGACCCCCTGCTGTCTCCCG GTGTTCACGGCCAGGCGGTGAACGAGGGGGCCATCTTCCACGGCTGGGTGGTGCAGCAGGTGTCTGAGTTCCTGGTGACCCTGGACCGAGACCTCCAGAGGGGGGTGGGCGGACGCCTGGACTCCCTGCTGGGACAGTGCATGTATTTCGGCCTGTCCTTCAGCCGTGTTGGGGCAGACTTCCGCGGCCAGCTGGCCCCGATGTTCCAGCGCGTGGCGGCCGATACCTTCCGTAAAGCTGTAGAGGAAGCCATAGACAGGTTCCAGGAGGACATGAACCTGTACACTctgatctctctcccctctatgcTGGGTGGGGGCTCCATGCCAGGTACCCTCCAGCCCCCCAGTACCCAGCCAGGTACCCTCCAGCCCCCCATGGCTCTGCTGGACTTCCCCCCTCTGGCCTGCTTCCTCAACAACATCTTGACGGCCTTCAACGACCTCAGGCTCTGTTGTCCCCTCGGTCTGGCCCAGCAGGTGACCAAGTACCTGGAGGACGCCCTGATGAAG gtcACCAAGTTGATCGTGGCGTTCCACCGGGCTGAAGAGACGGCCTTCAGCGACCGAGAGAAGGAGCTGTTTGTCCAATTCTGCTGTTCCTTCGCTGAGGACCTTGTGCCTTTCCTCAACCGTTGTCTACAGGTCCTGTTCCCCCCAGCACAGCTCTCTGTCATACTGG GTGTCCCTCCAACTCAAGTCCACCAGTACAGCGGTCTGGGTTGTATCGATGTGAGTCCAGTCCTGGAGCCTCTGGCGTTTGTTCTTCCCAAGAGGGAGACGGTGACTCCGGTGGGAGAAGACCTCAGTGTTGAGCTGGACGGTCTCACCACAGCTGATCCTCAACCAACACTTCCTGTTGACAACCTGGGACTTCCTGATCCTGAACCAATAGCAGGCCCGGAACCTATTGAGGATCTCATGGTCTCATCCACCATATCTACTGAGTTTGTGTCCGAGACaggtctgacctctgaccctgaacTGGAAGCCATTTTGAACGACCCGAACCCTGTACTGGACGACCCAGAGAGACCAAGGGCTGACAGCCACCGCGAAGTACAGGAAGACCCTGAGTTGGAGGCCATACTGAATCCCCCAAAGCCTGTACTGACCGCCCCAGAACATAACCCAGTCCTAGAGCCTGTACTGACAGCCCCAGAACATAACCCAGTCCTAGAGCCTGTACTGACCTCCCCAGAACATAACCCAGTCCTAGAGCCTGTACTGACCGCCCCAGAACATAACCCAGTCCTAGAGCCTGTACTGACCGCCCCAGAAC ATAACCCAGTCCTAGAGCCAGAGCTAGACAGTGAGCCATCAGAGCCTGAGGTAAACCCAGAGGTAGCAGAGTTAACTCTCAGGAGTGTTGGCAAGGTAAACGAACAATAG
- the LOC112241646 gene encoding conserved oligomeric Golgi complex subunit 8 isoform X1 codes for MTAVDVEDESILASIFKDSFPDNWRDNPDFAAYLSELSSYGVEKLNREPERLAEERAQILQQTRELAFSNYKTFIRTADCTEEIYRDFGRVESSVSKLLDKLPSFGEKCRGFVKEAEDIGASRRMNSLTLNRHTEILEILEIPQLMDTCVRNGYYEEALELAAYVKRLEKKHSSLPVIQGIVHEVRQSAQLMLNQLLQQLRSNSQLPVCLRVIGYLRRMDVFTEAELRVKFLQARGSWLHSILSTVPDEDPYCHITKTIEACRVHLFDIITQYRAIFSDEDPLLSPGVHGQAVNEGAIFHGWVVQQVSEFLVTLDRDLQRGVGGRLDSLLGQCMYFGLSFSRVGADFRGQLAPMFQRVAADTFRKAVEEAIDRFQEDMNLYTLISLPSMLGGGSMPGTLQPPSTQPGTLQPPMALLDFPPLACFLNNILTAFNDLRLCCPLGLAQQVTKYLEDALMKVTKLIVAFHRAEETAFSDREKELFVQFCCSFAEDLVPFLNRCLQVLFPPAQLSVILGVPPTQVHQYSGLGCIDVSPVLEPLAFVLPKRETVTPVGEDLSVELDGLTTADPQPTLPVDNLGLPDPEPIAGPEPIEDLMVSSTISTEFVSETGLTSDPELEAILNDPNPVLDDPERPRADSHREVQEDPELEAILNPPKPVLTAPEHNPVLEPVLTAPEHNPVLEPVLTSPEHNPVLEPVLTAPEHNPVLEPVLTAPEHNPVLEPVLTAPEHNPVLEPELDSEPSEPEVNPEVAELTLRSVGKVNEQ; via the exons ATGACAGCTGTGGACGTGGAAGATGAGAGTATTCTGGCTTCAATATTTAAAGACAGCTTTCCAGACAACTGGAGAGACAACCCCGACTTCGCAGCCTACTTGTCCGAGCTCAGTTCATATGGCGTGGAGAAATTAAACCGTGAACCGGAGCGGCTGGCGGAGGAGAGGGCGCAGATACTGCAGCAGACCCGGGAGCTCGCCTTCTCCAACTACAAGACGTTCATCCGCACCGCGGACTGCACGGAGGAGATTTACCGCGACTTTGGCCGTGTGGAAAGCAGTGTTTCCAAACTCCTCGACAAGTTGCCCAGCTTCGGGGAAAAATGCAG GGGTTTTGTGAAGGAGGCGGAGGACATCGGGGCGAGCCGGCGGATGAACAGCCTGACTCTGAACCGTCACACAGAGATCCTGGAGATCTTAGAGATCCCTCAGCTGATGGACACCTGCGTCCGGAATGGTTACTACGAGGAGGCTCTGGAGCTGGCAGCGTACGTCAAGAGACTGGAGAAGAAGCACTCGTCTCTACCTGTCATCCAG GGCATCGTTCACGAGGTGCGTCAGTCGGCTCAGCTCATGCTGAACCAGCTGTTGCAACAGCTTCGTAGCAACTCCCAGCTtcctgtgtgcctgcgtgtgaTTGGCTACCTACGCAGGATGGACGTGTTCACGGAGGCGGAGCTACGGGTCAAGTTCCTGCAGGCGCGGGGCAGCTGGCTCCATTCCATCCTGTCCACTGTCCCTGATGAGGACCCTTACTGCCACATCACCAAGACCATCGAGGCCTGTCGC GTACATCTGTTTGACATCATCACCCAGTACAGAGCCATCTTCTCTGACGAGGACCCCCTGCTGTCTCCCG GTGTTCACGGCCAGGCGGTGAACGAGGGGGCCATCTTCCACGGCTGGGTGGTGCAGCAGGTGTCTGAGTTCCTGGTGACCCTGGACCGAGACCTCCAGAGGGGGGTGGGCGGACGCCTGGACTCCCTGCTGGGACAGTGCATGTATTTCGGCCTGTCCTTCAGCCGTGTTGGGGCAGACTTCCGCGGCCAGCTGGCCCCGATGTTCCAGCGCGTGGCGGCCGATACCTTCCGTAAAGCTGTAGAGGAAGCCATAGACAGGTTCCAGGAGGACATGAACCTGTACACTctgatctctctcccctctatgcTGGGTGGGGGCTCCATGCCAGGTACCCTCCAGCCCCCCAGTACCCAGCCAGGTACCCTCCAGCCCCCCATGGCTCTGCTGGACTTCCCCCCTCTGGCCTGCTTCCTCAACAACATCTTGACGGCCTTCAACGACCTCAGGCTCTGTTGTCCCCTCGGTCTGGCCCAGCAGGTGACCAAGTACCTGGAGGACGCCCTGATGAAG gtcACCAAGTTGATCGTGGCGTTCCACCGGGCTGAAGAGACGGCCTTCAGCGACCGAGAGAAGGAGCTGTTTGTCCAATTCTGCTGTTCCTTCGCTGAGGACCTTGTGCCTTTCCTCAACCGTTGTCTACAGGTCCTGTTCCCCCCAGCACAGCTCTCTGTCATACTGG GTGTCCCTCCAACTCAAGTCCACCAGTACAGCGGTCTGGGTTGTATCGATGTGAGTCCAGTCCTGGAGCCTCTGGCGTTTGTTCTTCCCAAGAGGGAGACGGTGACTCCGGTGGGAGAAGACCTCAGTGTTGAGCTGGACGGTCTCACCACAGCTGATCCTCAACCAACACTTCCTGTTGACAACCTGGGACTTCCTGATCCTGAACCAATAGCAGGCCCGGAACCTATTGAGGATCTCATGGTCTCATCCACCATATCTACTGAGTTTGTGTCCGAGACaggtctgacctctgaccctgaacTGGAAGCCATTTTGAACGACCCGAACCCTGTACTGGACGACCCAGAGAGACCAAGGGCTGACAGCCACCGCGAAGTACAGGAAGACCCTGAGTTGGAGGCCATACTGAATCCCCCAAAGCCTGTACTGACCGCCCCAGAACATAACCCAGTCCTAGAGCCTGTACTGACAGCCCCAGAACATAACCCAGTCCTAGAGCCTGTACTGACCTCCCCAGAACATAACCCAGTCCTAGAGCCTGTACTGACCGCCCCAGAACATAACCCAGTCCTAGAGCCTGTACTGACCGCCCCAGAACATAACCCAGTCCTAGAGCCTGTACTGACCGCCCCAGAACATAACCCAGTCCTAGAGCCAGAGCTAGACAGTGAGCCATCAGAGCCTGAGGTAAACCCAGAGGTAGCAGAGTTAACTCTCAGGAGTGTTGGCAAGGTAAACGAACAATAG
- the LOC112241642 gene encoding 60S ribosome subunit biogenesis protein NIP7 homolog — MRPLTDDETKTMFEKLSKYIGENIKHLVDRPDGTYCFRLHNDRVYYISETILKLATNISRGKLVSVGTCFGKFTKTIKFRLHITALDFLAPYAKFKVWVKPGQEQSFLYGNHVLKSGLGRITENTNQYQGVVVYSMADVPLGFGVAAKSTQECRRVDPMSIVVFHQADIGEFIRSEDTLT, encoded by the exons ATGAGGCCTTTAACAGACGACGAGACAAAAACGATGtttgagaaactctccaaata CATTGGTGAGAACATCAAACACCTGGTGGATCGACCCGATGGGACATATTGCTTCAGACTTCACAATGACCGTGTATATTACATCAG TGAGACAATTCTGAAGTTGGCTACCAACATCTCCCGTGGTAAGTTGGTGTCGGTGGGCACCTGCTTTGGGAAGTTCACCAAGACCATTAAGTTCCGCCTGCACATCACAGCACTGGACTTTCTGGCACCATATGCCAAG TTCAAGGTGTGGGTTAAGCCCGGGCAGGAGCAGTCCTTCCTCTATGGGAACCATGTGTTGAAGTCTGGTCTGGGGAGGATCACAGAGAACACCAACCAATACCAGGGTGTGGTGGTGTATTCCATGGCAGACGTACCACTG GGTTTTGGAGTGGCAGCCAAGTCCACCCAGGAGTGCAGAAGAGTGGACCCCATGTCCATCGTTGTGTTCCACCAGGCAGACATCGGAGAGTTCATCAGGTCTGAGGACACGCTCACATAA